The Chloroflexia bacterium SDU3-3 genome includes the window GATGGCGAGGCCACCTGGCCCTGGCCCTTCACGCTGGTGGGCAACACCTCGATCTCGATCATCTCGCAGCGCAAGGGGCACTGGCAGCTCCACTCGGTCAACGACACCGCCCATGTCGCACACGACTCGCCAGGGGTGAACTTCCTGCCCCCGGCGCAGGATGATGTGCAGCAGGTATAATATGCCGCGCAGCGCAGATCGCGCGGGCGCGTAGAGCCAGGGGTCTCGATAGATGTACGACACCTATACGGTAGACACGCCGGAAAATATCGAGTTCAGCTACGACGTGGCTGGCATCGGGTCGCGCTTTCTGGCTGCGGTGGTCGACTCGCTGCTGATCGCGCTGGCCATGGCGGTGGTGCTGTTCGGCGCTGGGCTGCTGCGCGACTCGATCGGCGTGCTGGATGGCGCGTCCGAGAGCGTGATCGCGGCCCTGATCATCCTGCTGGTGATGGTAATCCTGTGGGGCTACTACATTATCTTCGAGCTGGTGTGGAGCGGCCAGACCCCCGGCAAGCGCCTGGTGGGCCTGCGGGTGGTGCGCGACGGCGGCCAGCCCGTGACCTTCCTGAGCGTGGCCATCCGCAATTTCATCCGGCTGGTCGACTTCCTGCCGGCGTTTTACGGCATCGGCGTGATCACGATGTTTATCGACACCCGCTCGCGCCGCCTGGGCGACTTCGCGGCGGGCACGCTGGTGGTGCGCGAGCGCCAGGATGTGACCCTGGCCAGCCTGAGCGCCCCCGCCCCGGCCCGCCCCGCGCCGACACCCACCGCGCCCCAGGGCGCGCCGCTGCCCCAGGCCAACCTGATCAGCGAGCAGGACTATACGCTGGTGCAGGAGTTCCTGCGCCGCCGTGGCGAGCTGGGCCGCGAGGCCTGCCAGCGCCTGGGCGTGCAGCTGGCCAGCGGCCTGCAGCAGAAGCTGGCCCTGCCGCAGGGCGGCGACGCCGAGCGCTTCCTAGAGTACGCGGTGGCCGAGTTCCAGCGCCTCCGCGCCGAGCCTGCCGATCTGCCCCCGTCTATCCCCGTGCTTGAGCCGCAGCCCACACCCGAGCCGCCGCCCGCGCCGCCCGCCGAGGGCGATCAGTCCGAGCGCGGCGCGTAGCCGAGCAAAGGGGCCTGCGCGGCAACGCCGCGCAGGCCCCTTTGCTATGCCGCCAGCAGCCCCAGCGCCGCGCCCAGCAGGTCGGGTGTGTCGGCGGGCAGCTGGGCCAGCCCCGGCAGGCGGCGGAACCACGCGGGCTGCTTGCGGGCGAAGCCGTGGGTGTTGAACTTCAGCCGCTCCACGCACTCGGCCAGTGCGTCGCCGCCCTCGATGTAGGGCTGGAACTCGCGGTAGCCCAGGCTCGACATGGCGGGCAGATCCCAGCCGTAGCCCTGCGCCACCAGGCCGCGCACCTCATCCACCAGCCCCGCCGCCACCATGGCATCCACGCGGGCGTCGATCCGCGCGTAGAGCGGCTCGGCGGGCAGCTGCAGCCACAGCGTGCGGATGCGGTAGGGCGGCGGCACCTTGCCCTGCTGCGCCGAGATCGGCTGGCCGCTCAGCTCGTACACCTCCAGCGCGCGGATGACGCGGCGGGTGTTGCTGGCCAGGATGCCTGCGGCGGCCTGCGGGTCCACGGCGGCCAGCCGCGCGTGCAGCGCATCCGCTCCCAGCTCTGCCGCCTCGGCCTCCAGCCTGGCCCGCAGCGCCGGGTCGGGCGCGACGCGCGGGATCTGCCAGCCCTCCAGCACGGCGGCTAGGTACTGCCCGGTGCCGCCCACCAGCATGGGCAGCCTGCCGCGCCCGGCCACCTCGGCGATGGCGGCGCTGGCCAGATCTTGGTAGCGCGCCAGCGAGAAATCCTCATCCGGCTCGGCGATATCGATCAGGTGGTGCGGCGCTGCGGCCAGCTCGCCCGCCGTGGGCTTGGCGGTGCCGATGTCCATCCGCCGGTAGATCTGGCGCGAGTCCGCCGATATGATCTCGCCGCCCAGCCGCTGGGCCAGCGCGATCGCCAGCGCGGTCTTGCCCACCGCCGTCGGCCCGACGATGGCAAGGATCGGTTGTTGTTGTGTGTCCATGGCCGTATGATACCGCATCTGCAGGCCATGCCTGGGCGAAACGGCGCAGCCTGCGCAGCCAAGATACCAAGGGAACCCGCTTCAACGCGAGGACTCGAAGGCGCGAAGGTCAGAAAAGCGCAGGGGAAATCGGCCTGCCAGCGACCCGCCCAGCCTTCCCGCTGCGGTGAAGAGTATGGCCAGCCGCCACACGCACATGCCTTCGTCGGATGGGCCGGGCCGCGCTGCTGCAATCTGGCTCCGGGGTGACGCAAACGGCTTTCGGTGTGACACAAACGGCTTCCGGGGTGACGCAAACGGCTTCCGGGGTGACACAAACGGCTTCCGGAGTGACGCAAACGGCTTCCGGAGTGACGCAAACGGCTTCCGGGGTGACGCAATTGGCTTCCGGGGTGACGCAATTGGCTTCCGCGATATTCCAAACCTTACCCACCCGGCCCATGCGGCGAAGGTGCCGCTCGCGCACACTGGCCATATGCACAAACACCAGCAGCCAGGGAACAGCACAGGAACGCCCAAAATTGGGGGATCGAAGGGGGCATCGCCCCCTCGCGGGGTTGCTAGGGGCAGGCCCCTAGCCGCCGCCCGCGCAGGGCACACACCCACCAAACACGAGGAACCATCCTCATCGAAGCCGCAGCCGGGCGGGCCGACCGAGCCGCCGCCCGCGCAGGGCACACACCCACCAAACACGAGGAACCATCCTCATCGAAGCCGCAGCCGGGCGGGCCGACCGAGCCGCCGCCCGCGCAGGGTACACACCCACCAAACGCGAGGAACCATCCTCATCGAAGCCGCAGCCGGTCGGCCCGACCTGGGCCAGCGCGGTCTTGCCCACCGCCGTCGGCCCGACGATGGCAAGGATCGGTTGTTGTTGTGTGTCCATGGCCGTCCGATACCGCATTTGCAGGCCATGCTCGGGCGAAAAAGCCCGGGTGGCGAGATATGATCTGTCGGTTGACAAGCGTATACTTTTGTGCTATCGTCACCACTGCATCAGTCAGTACCAAAAGGGTTAGCTTTTCGTGAACGCAGCTCGCAACAACTCGTTTTACTTTTATTACTTCTACGCCAGCCTAAAACGAGCCTGGTTGCTTCGCGTTGACTGAAATTTCCCAAGAACGACTTTCAGAGGCGTGGAGCAACGAGGCTCCACGCCTCTTCTGTTTTTAACCGAGGGCAGCGTAGCCCACCGTAGGCGACAGAGCGACAATCAACCGATGCATCGCATCCACACTGCAAGGAGAGCGACCGTGACCATCTACTGCCGAGGCATCCGCGGGGCGACCACATGCGAGGCCAACACCCGCGAGGAGATTCTTGAGGCGACCCGCGATATGCTTGAGCGCATCATCCGCAGCAACGACCTGCGCCCCGAGGATATCGCCAGCGCTATCTTCAGCACCACGCCCGATCTCAACGCGGAATTCCCTGCGGTGGCCGCGCGCCAGCTCGGCTGGCTCGACACGGCGCTCATGTGCACGCACGAGATGGCGGTGCCCGGCAGTCTCCAGCGCTGCATCCGCGTGCTGGTGCATTGGAACACCACGCGCCAGGCCGATGAGGTGGTGCACGTCTACATCCGAGGCGCGGTGAACCTGCGCCCCGAGCGCGCCCAGCTCACATCGGCCAGCGCCCAGCGGCAGAGTAGCCCCACCTCGGTGGAGTAGCACGGCGGTGCCAGCGTGGCCCGCCGTTTTTTTACGCCCATGGAGCCACGCCAATGACCGCGCTTTCGTACGAGATCGAGCTGCCGCCAGCCGCCGCGCTGGCAGCACACCATGACATAGAGCGACTGCTACCACTCATTCAGAAGGAGCCGACCATGATCATCGTGATGCGTAACAACGCCACCCAGGAAAACATCGACCGCGTGCTGGGCCGCCTGGCCGAGCACAAGCTGCAGGGCCACCTCTCGCAGGGTGCCGAGCGCACCATCATCGGCGTCGTCGGCGCGAGCATCCCGCCCACCCTGCGCGAGGAGGTCGAGCACTTCGAGGGCGTGGAGGAGGCCGTGCGGATCACGCGGCCCTACAAGCTGGCCGCCCGCGAGTTCCACCCGCAGGACACCGTGGTGAACGTGCGCGGGATCGAGATCGGCGGCGGCGGCTGCGTGGTGATCGCCGGGCCGTGCGCGGTGGAGAACGAGGAGATGATCATCGAGAGCGCCAAGCAGGTGAAGGCCGCCGGGGCGACCATGCTGCGCGGCGGCGCGTTCAAGCCGCGCTCCTCGCCCTACACCTTCCGCGGCCACGGCGAGGCGGCCCTGAAGATGATGGCCAAGGCCCGCGACATCACCGGCCTGGCGATCGTCACCGAGGTGATGACGCCCACCGACGTGGATCTGGTCGCCAGCTACGCCGACATTCTGCAGATCGGCGCGCGCAACATGCAGAACTACCAGCTGCTGGAGGAGGCGGGCCGCAGCGGCAAGGCTGTGATGCTCAAGCGCGGCCTCTCGGCCACGATCGAGGAGTGGCTGCTCTCCGCCGAGTACATCCTGGCCACTGGCAACCCCAACGTCATCCTGTGCGAGCGCGGCATCCGCACCTTCGAGACCGCCACCCGCAACACCATGGATCTGAACGCGGTGGCCCTGGCCAAGCGCCGCTCGCACCTGCCGATCATCGCCGACCCCTCGCACGCCACCGGCAAGTGGTACCTGGTGCCGCCGCTGGCCCTGGCCTCGGTGGCCGCCGGTGCCGACGGCATCATCGTCGAGGTCCACCCCGACCCCGACCGCGCCCAGTCGGACGGCGGCCAGTCGCTCACGTTCCAGAACTTCGCCACCATGGTGCCGCAGCTTCAGGCCGTGGCCCAGGCCGTCGGTCGCCACATCATCCTCCCCGAGGAGGCGCTGGCCTAGCGCTGTGCTGTGAGGGAATAGAGGGTAGGGAATAGGGAGAGGCGCAGAGTTCATGCGCCTCTCCTTTTTGATGGACTGCGAGTGTAACACGGCGGCCCGCGAATGTAAACCAGCTGGCCTCGCCCATCCAGCGAAGGTGCGCCCCTATGCCTGCTGGCCATAATCCTCGCCGCAGCGGGAAGGCCTCGCCCAGCGCAGGTAGATCGCTTTTTCTTGGAGCCTTGGCGTCTTGGTGGTAAAAGAACTTCGCGCCTTCGCGTCTTCGTGGTAAACGGTTCCCGTTTGCTTCTTGGC containing:
- a CDS encoding RDD family protein gives rise to the protein MYDTYTVDTPENIEFSYDVAGIGSRFLAAVVDSLLIALAMAVVLFGAGLLRDSIGVLDGASESVIAALIILLVMVILWGYYIIFELVWSGQTPGKRLVGLRVVRDGGQPVTFLSVAIRNFIRLVDFLPAFYGIGVITMFIDTRSRRLGDFAAGTLVVRERQDVTLASLSAPAPARPAPTPTAPQGAPLPQANLISEQDYTLVQEFLRRRGELGREACQRLGVQLASGLQQKLALPQGGDAERFLEYAVAEFQRLRAEPADLPPSIPVLEPQPTPEPPPAPPAEGDQSERGA
- the miaA gene encoding tRNA (adenosine(37)-N6)-dimethylallyltransferase MiaA encodes the protein MDTQQQPILAIVGPTAVGKTALAIALAQRLGGEIISADSRQIYRRMDIGTAKPTAGELAAAPHHLIDIAEPDEDFSLARYQDLASAAIAEVAGRGRLPMLVGGTGQYLAAVLEGWQIPRVAPDPALRARLEAEAAELGADALHARLAAVDPQAAAGILASNTRRVIRALEVYELSGQPISAQQGKVPPPYRIRTLWLQLPAEPLYARIDARVDAMVAAGLVDEVRGLVAQGYGWDLPAMSSLGYREFQPYIEGGDALAECVERLKFNTHGFARKQPAWFRRLPGLAQLPADTPDLLGAALGLLAA
- the aroH gene encoding chorismate mutase, whose product is MTIYCRGIRGATTCEANTREEILEATRDMLERIIRSNDLRPEDIASAIFSTTPDLNAEFPAVAARQLGWLDTALMCTHEMAVPGSLQRCIRVLVHWNTTRQADEVVHVYIRGAVNLRPERAQLTSASAQRQSSPTSVE
- the aroF gene encoding 3-deoxy-7-phosphoheptulonate synthase — encoded protein: MIIVMRNNATQENIDRVLGRLAEHKLQGHLSQGAERTIIGVVGASIPPTLREEVEHFEGVEEAVRITRPYKLAAREFHPQDTVVNVRGIEIGGGGCVVIAGPCAVENEEMIIESAKQVKAAGATMLRGGAFKPRSSPYTFRGHGEAALKMMAKARDITGLAIVTEVMTPTDVDLVASYADILQIGARNMQNYQLLEEAGRSGKAVMLKRGLSATIEEWLLSAEYILATGNPNVILCERGIRTFETATRNTMDLNAVALAKRRSHLPIIADPSHATGKWYLVPPLALASVAAGADGIIVEVHPDPDRAQSDGGQSLTFQNFATMVPQLQAVAQAVGRHIILPEEALA